The Cystobacter ferrugineus genome includes a window with the following:
- a CDS encoding social motility and stimulation tgl protein: MFAIDDRFRGLPAAREQVLLLHQSINSPHLAIPGKPAGPAQAFVVGLRGASGFAVFIYLFLSEARDCAVYAPSRRGTSLEETQRHEAEALAFVESMGFMMDNAHYASLSTAQQDEMLKSLPVFYKDPKLAPGTRTRADEKRTASTNLGRLLASF, from the coding sequence ATGTTCGCCATCGACGACAGATTCCGGGGTCTGCCCGCGGCGCGGGAGCAGGTGCTGCTGCTGCACCAGTCCATCAACTCGCCCCACCTGGCCATTCCCGGCAAGCCCGCGGGGCCCGCGCAGGCCTTCGTGGTGGGCTTGCGCGGCGCGAGCGGCTTCGCCGTCTTCATCTACCTGTTCCTGTCCGAGGCCAGGGATTGCGCCGTGTACGCCCCCTCCCGCCGCGGCACGAGCCTCGAGGAGACCCAACGGCACGAGGCCGAGGCGCTCGCCTTCGTGGAGTCCATGGGCTTCATGATGGACAACGCGCACTACGCTTCTCTGTCCACCGCGCAGCAGGATGAAATGTTGAAGAGCTTGCCCGTCTTCTACAAGGACCCCAAGCTGGCGCCGGGCACCCGGACTCGGGCCGACGAGAAGCGCACGGCCTCGACGAACCTCGGCCGGTTGCTGGCCTCCTTCTGA
- a CDS encoding lytic transglycosylase domain-containing protein translates to MPTPSTRQRWAEGLFRGLHALGAGCGKLPLVAGVALVLSARAVPLFTPPEAPRAAESSRFEAAPPDAALIDAVLAKRAPELGLTLRRQLVHAIAEEAGRAGYDPLLILALIDVESDFTEEAVSDKGARGLMQIKPSTLHFLAEKEGLRLSREEVAADPALGVRLGIRYLRTLHDRFGDLDLALMAYNAGPTRIWLAKKAGELDSFRRYPRLVRRDFRRFREGEGLGGDWAMAQREFEDPSPEVKGP, encoded by the coding sequence ATGCCCACCCCCTCGACCCGTCAGCGTTGGGCCGAGGGGCTGTTCCGCGGTTTGCACGCGCTGGGCGCCGGGTGTGGAAAGCTCCCCCTGGTGGCGGGGGTCGCCCTGGTGTTGTCCGCCCGCGCGGTGCCGCTGTTCACCCCTCCGGAGGCGCCTCGTGCGGCCGAGTCCTCCCGTTTCGAAGCAGCGCCTCCCGACGCGGCGCTCATCGATGCGGTACTCGCCAAGCGTGCTCCGGAGTTGGGCCTCACCCTGCGGCGGCAGCTCGTCCACGCCATCGCCGAGGAGGCCGGCCGGGCGGGGTATGATCCGCTGCTCATCCTGGCGCTCATCGACGTGGAGTCGGACTTCACGGAAGAGGCCGTCTCCGACAAGGGGGCGCGGGGGCTCATGCAGATCAAGCCCAGCACGCTGCACTTCCTCGCGGAGAAGGAGGGGTTGCGGCTGTCGCGCGAGGAGGTGGCCGCGGATCCCGCCCTGGGAGTGCGCCTGGGCATCCGCTACCTGCGCACGCTGCATGATCGCTTCGGGGACCTGGACCTGGCGCTCATGGCCTACAACGCCGGCCCCACGCGCATCTGGCTGGCGAAGAAGGCGGGCGAGCTGGACTCCTTCCGCCGCTATCCGCGGCTGGTCCGCCGTGACTTCAGGCGTTTCCGGGAAGGGGAGGGGCTGGGCGGTGACTGGGCCATGGCCCAACGGGAGTTCGAGGATCCCTCGCCCGAGGTGAAGGGTCCTTAG
- the glyS gene encoding glycine--tRNA ligase subunit beta, translated as MASELLLEIGAEEIPASFILPALEDLKRVITERAAEARLSFGEVRTYGTPRRLAVWVKGVAERGEDITREVLGPSVKAAFDKDGKPTKAAEKFAESQKVAVDALLRVQTPKGEYLGAKVEEKGRPAADILKDILHTAVHGINFRKTMRWGDVDQAFARPVQWVVALLGGEVLPVVLGDVKSGRTTYGHRFLSPAPIELARPSDYEAALEKANVVPDFTRRRASVLEKVRAAAQQAGGKLMEDDSLVDQVTNLVELPNPVVGSFEERHLDLPPEVLVQEMKSHQRYFSVVDASGKLLPRFIAVSNTPVRDVNLSLRGYERVLRSRLADGRFFFDEDRKTPLEARTEKLARVVWQGQLGSYAEKVARMRSLAVKLAGWTGHGGLESTLERAATLSKADLVTGMVGEFPELQGVMGREYARASGEPEAVALAIFEHYLPRSAEDSLPTQDPGALIGLADRLDTLCGIFAIGKGPSGAADPFALRRACLTTIRIVLDRGYRFSLSQAVDAALEQLAPKLANVKRKAGEPAAREQVLEFFRGRLKALWTEQYRTDVVEAVLAAGYDDLVSAHKRLQALASIVGQADFAPLAVAFKRVVNIVEKQGKDVSRGGVDSQRFTDDAERQLHSAFVQARTRVGARVKADDFSGALQEITGLKPTVDTFFDKVMVMAEDRDLRENRIRLLTEVGTLFNQVADFSKIQSEA; from the coding sequence GTGGCCAGTGAACTGCTGCTGGAGATCGGCGCCGAGGAGATTCCCGCCTCGTTCATCCTCCCCGCGCTGGAGGACCTCAAGCGCGTCATCACCGAGCGCGCCGCCGAGGCCCGGCTGTCCTTCGGCGAGGTGCGCACCTACGGCACGCCGCGCCGGCTCGCGGTGTGGGTGAAGGGCGTGGCGGAGCGGGGCGAGGACATCACCCGCGAGGTGCTCGGCCCCAGCGTCAAGGCGGCCTTCGACAAGGACGGCAAGCCCACCAAGGCGGCGGAGAAGTTCGCCGAGAGCCAGAAGGTCGCGGTGGACGCCCTCTTGCGCGTGCAGACGCCCAAGGGCGAGTACCTGGGCGCCAAGGTGGAGGAGAAGGGCCGCCCGGCGGCGGACATCCTCAAGGACATCCTCCACACGGCGGTGCACGGCATCAACTTCCGCAAGACGATGCGCTGGGGCGATGTGGACCAGGCCTTCGCGCGGCCCGTGCAGTGGGTGGTGGCGCTGCTGGGCGGCGAGGTGTTGCCGGTGGTGCTCGGTGACGTGAAGAGCGGCCGCACCACCTACGGCCACCGCTTCCTGTCACCCGCGCCCATCGAGCTCGCCCGGCCCTCGGACTACGAGGCCGCCCTGGAGAAGGCGAACGTGGTGCCGGACTTCACCAGGCGTCGCGCCTCGGTGCTGGAGAAGGTGCGCGCGGCGGCCCAGCAGGCGGGTGGCAAGCTCATGGAGGACGACTCCCTGGTGGATCAGGTGACCAACCTCGTGGAGCTGCCCAACCCGGTGGTGGGCTCCTTCGAGGAGCGGCACCTGGATCTGCCCCCCGAGGTGCTGGTGCAGGAGATGAAGAGCCACCAGCGCTACTTCTCCGTGGTGGATGCCAGCGGCAAGCTGCTGCCGCGCTTCATCGCCGTGTCCAACACGCCGGTGCGCGACGTGAACCTGTCCCTGCGCGGCTACGAGCGCGTGCTGCGCTCGCGTCTGGCCGACGGGCGCTTCTTCTTCGACGAGGATCGCAAGACGCCGCTCGAGGCGCGCACGGAGAAGCTGGCGCGCGTGGTGTGGCAGGGCCAGCTCGGCAGCTACGCGGAGAAGGTGGCGCGCATGCGCTCGCTGGCCGTGAAGCTGGCGGGGTGGACGGGCCATGGCGGGCTCGAGTCCACCCTCGAGCGCGCCGCCACCCTGTCCAAGGCGGACCTCGTCACCGGCATGGTGGGCGAGTTCCCCGAGCTGCAGGGTGTCATGGGCCGTGAGTACGCCCGCGCGAGTGGTGAGCCGGAGGCGGTGGCCCTGGCCATCTTCGAGCACTACCTGCCGCGCTCGGCCGAGGACTCCCTGCCCACGCAGGACCCCGGAGCGCTCATCGGCCTCGCCGATCGGTTGGACACCCTGTGCGGCATCTTCGCCATCGGCAAGGGGCCGAGCGGCGCGGCGGATCCGTTCGCCCTGCGGCGCGCGTGTCTGACCACCATCCGCATCGTGCTGGACCGGGGCTACCGCTTCTCGCTGTCCCAGGCGGTGGACGCGGCGCTCGAGCAGCTCGCGCCCAAGCTCGCCAACGTCAAGCGCAAGGCCGGCGAGCCCGCCGCGCGTGAGCAGGTGCTCGAGTTCTTCCGCGGCCGCCTCAAGGCGCTGTGGACCGAGCAGTACCGCACGGACGTGGTGGAGGCGGTGCTCGCCGCCGGCTACGACGATCTCGTGTCCGCCCACAAGCGTCTCCAGGCGCTCGCGAGCATCGTGGGGCAGGCGGACTTCGCCCCCCTGGCGGTGGCCTTCAAGCGCGTGGTCAACATCGTCGAGAAGCAGGGCAAGGACGTGAGCCGCGGCGGCGTGGACTCCCAGCGCTTCACCGACGACGCCGAGCGTCAGCTCCACTCGGCCTTCGTCCAGGCGCGCACCCGCGTGGGGGCGCGGGTCAAGGCCGATGACTTCTCCGGCGCCCTCCAGGAAATCACCGGCCTCAAGCCCACCGTGGACACCTTCTTCGACAAGGTCATGGTGATGGCCGAGGACCGCGACCTGCGCGAGAACCGCATCCGGCTGCTCACGGAGGTCGGCACGTTGTTCAACCAGGTGGCAGACTTCTCGAAGATCCAGTCCGAGGCCTGA
- the tgl gene encoding social motility TPR repeat lipoprotein Tgl: MLSRASSIWLLTLLLVGCKHVPTEKEREGAEIHYQLALQAQQAGNVQDAYKALQKSLELNPDYPEAHNVIAILLHLAFNRPEEAIEHYQKALALRPNFSEAKTNLGNVYLSQARYDEAISLYEQALNDMLYPTPFIAQSNLGWALYKKGDKERAVQNIKAAVTINPGFCLGYRNLGTIYEEGGELSEACRYLGRYREACPDVADAYLREGACLVKQGKLEEARQSFTSCEAKATSQNLKDDCHRLLEAL; encoded by the coding sequence ATGCTCTCCCGCGCTTCCTCCATCTGGCTCCTCACGCTCCTGCTGGTGGGCTGCAAGCATGTCCCCACCGAGAAGGAGCGCGAGGGCGCCGAGATCCACTACCAGTTGGCCCTGCAGGCCCAGCAGGCGGGCAACGTGCAGGATGCCTACAAGGCGCTCCAGAAGTCGTTGGAGCTCAATCCGGACTACCCGGAGGCGCACAACGTCATCGCCATCCTCCTGCACCTGGCGTTCAACCGCCCCGAGGAGGCCATCGAGCACTACCAGAAGGCCCTGGCGCTGCGTCCGAACTTCTCCGAGGCGAAGACGAACCTGGGCAATGTCTATTTGTCCCAGGCGCGCTATGACGAGGCCATCTCCCTGTACGAGCAGGCACTCAACGACATGCTCTATCCCACGCCCTTCATCGCGCAGAGCAACCTGGGGTGGGCCCTGTACAAGAAGGGCGACAAGGAGCGGGCGGTGCAGAACATCAAGGCCGCGGTGACGATCAATCCCGGCTTCTGTCTGGGCTACCGCAACCTGGGCACCATCTACGAGGAAGGCGGCGAGCTTTCCGAGGCATGCCGCTACCTGGGCCGTTATCGTGAGGCCTGCCCGGATGTGGCGGACGCCTACCTGCGTGAGGGCGCCTGCCTGGTGAAGCAGGGGAAGTTGGAGGAGGCACGGCAGAGCTTCACCTCGTGCGAGGCCAAGGCGACGAGCCAGAACCTCAAGGACGATTGCCACCGCCTGCTCGAGGCCTTGTAA
- a CDS encoding carbohydrate kinase family protein yields the protein MTQDEAAAFDVVCVGECLVDFLPARAGARVRDVASWSPGIGGSLANVAVGVARLGGRSASVGVVGEDEFGHLLRERLAAEGVDVSRLRQTAEGRTGLVFISLDARGERSFCYFRTRSAEFLLAQRDVDPAFLARARVMHLGTNSLALPEARAAMMRGVEAARAAGRIVSCDPNIRIHAWEDPQVLRELLGRLLPRCTLVKLSEEEVAFATGQPGPVEALHHLAGQGVLLPVVTRGEAGAVFLWKGRVVHVEAPRARVVDTTGAGDGFTSGLLRGLSRRYPDAAALERAPLEELTALVRFSCVVGSRVVEHLGAVAGLPTGAEVASAMPEWLREPSS from the coding sequence ATGACGCAGGACGAGGCGGCCGCGTTCGACGTGGTGTGTGTGGGCGAGTGCCTGGTGGACTTCCTCCCCGCGCGGGCCGGTGCGCGCGTGCGGGACGTGGCCTCCTGGTCTCCGGGCATCGGCGGCTCGCTGGCCAATGTCGCCGTGGGCGTGGCGCGCCTGGGGGGCCGCTCGGCCAGCGTGGGCGTGGTGGGCGAGGACGAGTTCGGCCACCTGCTGCGCGAGCGCCTGGCCGCCGAGGGCGTGGATGTGAGCCGCTTGCGCCAGACGGCCGAGGGCCGCACCGGGCTCGTCTTCATCTCGCTCGACGCGCGGGGCGAGCGCAGCTTCTGCTACTTCCGCACGCGCTCGGCCGAGTTCCTCCTGGCGCAGCGAGACGTGGACCCCGCCTTCCTCGCGCGCGCGCGGGTGATGCACCTGGGCACCAACTCCCTGGCGCTGCCCGAGGCGCGCGCGGCGATGATGCGCGGCGTGGAGGCCGCGCGCGCGGCGGGGCGCATCGTGAGTTGCGACCCCAACATCCGCATCCATGCCTGGGAGGATCCCCAGGTGCTGCGCGAGCTGCTCGGGCGGCTCCTGCCGCGCTGCACGCTGGTGAAGCTGTCCGAGGAGGAGGTGGCCTTCGCCACCGGCCAGCCGGGACCCGTGGAGGCCCTGCACCACCTGGCCGGCCAGGGGGTGCTGCTGCCCGTGGTGACCCGGGGCGAGGCGGGCGCCGTCTTCCTCTGGAAGGGCCGGGTGGTGCACGTGGAGGCCCCCCGGGCGCGCGTGGTGGATACCACCGGGGCGGGGGATGGCTTCACCTCGGGCCTGCTCCGGGGGCTCTCGCGGCGCTACCCGGACGCGGCGGCGCTGGAGCGGGCGCCCCTCGAGGAGCTGACGGCCCTGGTCCGCTTCTCGTGCGTGGTGGGCTCACGCGTGGTGGAGCACCTGGGGGCCGTGGCGGGCTTGCCCACCGGGGCCGAGGTGGCGTCCGCCATGCCCGAGTGGCTGCGCGAGCCGTCCTCCTGA
- the recO gene encoding DNA repair protein RecO encodes MDRYTDEALVLSTVDYGEADRLVTLLTREHGKLTAFAAGARKSKRRFAGALEPYMRLRVQLVETRGATVRLDSADIVAGYYTARADLPLIARALYAVELCRELTRDHEPHPELFALLESYLHKLDAKEAGPTSLLAFELSALAHAGLMPRFDSCSLCGGPPGERPRFDQAHGGAVCEPCAGRARDAVAISAELLSGLRAIQDGERTPLSPEFRARARSLLNLFISHHLGRRLKSVDFMAQVGLD; translated from the coding sequence ATGGATCGATACACTGACGAAGCGCTGGTCCTCTCCACCGTGGACTATGGGGAAGCGGACCGGCTGGTCACGCTCCTCACGCGCGAGCACGGCAAGCTGACGGCCTTCGCCGCCGGGGCGCGCAAGAGCAAACGCCGCTTCGCTGGCGCGCTGGAGCCCTACATGCGCCTGCGCGTGCAGCTCGTGGAGACGCGGGGCGCCACGGTGCGCCTGGACTCGGCCGACATCGTCGCGGGCTACTACACGGCGCGCGCGGATCTGCCCCTCATCGCCCGGGCCCTCTACGCCGTGGAGCTGTGCCGCGAGCTGACGCGCGACCACGAGCCCCACCCGGAGCTCTTCGCGCTGCTCGAGAGCTACCTGCACAAGCTCGATGCGAAGGAGGCGGGCCCCACCTCGCTGCTGGCCTTCGAGCTGTCGGCGCTGGCCCACGCGGGCCTCATGCCGCGCTTCGACTCGTGCTCGCTGTGCGGCGGTCCTCCGGGCGAGCGGCCCCGCTTCGATCAGGCCCATGGCGGCGCGGTGTGCGAGCCGTGCGCGGGCCGGGCGCGCGACGCGGTGGCCATCTCCGCGGAGCTGCTCTCCGGCCTCCGGGCGATCCAGGACGGCGAGCGCACCCCGCTGTCCCCGGAGTTCCGGGCCCGGGCGCGCTCGCTGCTCAACCTCTTCATCTCCCACCACCTGGGCCGCCGCCTCAAGAGCGTGGACTTCATGGCCCAGGTGGGGCTGGACTGA
- the glyQ gene encoding glycine--tRNA ligase subunit alpha, with amino-acid sequence MYFQDLILTLQNHWAKLGCIINQPYDLEVGAGTMHPATFLRALGPEPWNVAYVQPSRRPADGRFGENPNRLFQHHQFQVILKPAPKNVQQLYLDSLRAIGMDPLDHDIRFVEDDWESPTLGAWGLGWEVWCDGMEVTQFTYFQQCGGFECKPVAAELTYGLERLTMYLQNVENVYDIEWVKGVKYREVFHPNEVEMSRYALQESDAQMLFALFDSYEKECKRLIERELPLPAYDYALKCSHAFNLLDARGAISVTERANFIKRVRDNARLCAEGYLKMREKLGYPLLKTPWTVGEQPPVLEGKPASDYWKTVTLNKPEQAEVARGQ; translated from the coding sequence ATGTACTTCCAGGATCTGATCCTCACGCTCCAGAACCACTGGGCCAAGCTGGGCTGCATCATCAACCAGCCCTATGATCTCGAGGTCGGCGCGGGCACCATGCACCCGGCCACCTTCCTCCGCGCCCTGGGCCCCGAGCCCTGGAACGTGGCCTACGTGCAGCCCTCGCGGCGTCCCGCCGATGGCCGCTTCGGCGAGAATCCCAACCGCCTGTTCCAGCACCACCAGTTCCAGGTCATCCTCAAGCCCGCGCCCAAGAACGTCCAGCAGCTCTACCTGGACTCGCTGCGCGCCATCGGCATGGACCCGCTCGACCACGACATCCGCTTCGTCGAGGACGACTGGGAGTCCCCCACGCTGGGCGCCTGGGGTCTCGGCTGGGAGGTGTGGTGTGACGGCATGGAAGTCACCCAGTTCACCTACTTCCAGCAGTGCGGCGGCTTCGAGTGCAAGCCCGTGGCGGCGGAGCTCACGTACGGCCTCGAGCGCCTGACCATGTACCTGCAGAACGTCGAGAACGTCTACGACATCGAGTGGGTCAAGGGCGTGAAGTACCGCGAGGTCTTCCACCCGAACGAAGTGGAGATGAGCCGCTACGCGCTCCAGGAGTCGGACGCGCAGATGCTCTTCGCGCTCTTCGACTCCTACGAGAAGGAGTGCAAGCGCCTCATCGAGCGCGAGCTGCCGCTGCCCGCGTATGACTACGCGCTCAAGTGCTCGCATGCCTTCAACCTGCTGGACGCGCGCGGTGCCATCTCGGTGACCGAGCGCGCCAACTTCATCAAGCGCGTGCGCGACAACGCGCGCCTGTGCGCCGAGGGTTACCTGAAGATGCGTGAGAAGCTCGGCTACCCGCTGCTCAAGACGCCCTGGACCGTGGGCGAGCAGCCGCCGGTGCTCGAGGGCAAGCCGGCCAGCGACTACTGGAAGACGGTGACGCTCAACAAGCCCGAGCAGGCGGAGGTGGCCCGTGGCCAGTGA
- a CDS encoding helix-turn-helix domain-containing protein has product MDYVEFGRYLSQQRELRGLSRDEVSRVTKISPSLLAALEEGQIERLPNRVFVVNYIRSYATVIGLAPEEAILRYEEVDKAAPEPSPVTLERERRRRAWLILAVVLLVLAAGVFAALVMTGKVALPQPRP; this is encoded by the coding sequence GTGGATTACGTCGAATTCGGCAGATATCTGTCCCAGCAACGTGAGCTGCGCGGCCTGTCCCGTGACGAGGTGTCGCGGGTGACGAAGATTTCCCCGAGCCTGCTCGCCGCCCTGGAAGAAGGGCAGATCGAGCGGCTGCCCAACCGGGTCTTCGTCGTCAACTACATCCGCTCCTACGCCACCGTCATCGGCCTGGCACCCGAGGAAGCCATCCTCCGCTACGAGGAGGTGGACAAGGCTGCTCCCGAACCCAGTCCCGTGACGTTGGAGCGCGAGCGGCGCCGGCGGGCCTGGTTGATTCTGGCGGTGGTGCTGCTGGTGCTCGCCGCCGGCGTGTTCGCGGCCCTGGTGATGACTGGAAAGGTGGCGCTGCCGCAGCCCCGCCCCTGA